A region from the Methanofollis liminatans DSM 4140 genome encodes:
- a CDS encoding ATP-binding protein: protein MSRIDKSPSKIQDNPDGTNERILDLIARAGGATSGTIYRAGVCGLSQQAIDNRLERLTRRGAIYCDRAYGVKIFRLAHETATESESRRTALAGGDQHD, encoded by the coding sequence ATGAGCCGAATCGACAAATCCCCCTCAAAAATCCAGGATAACCCGGACGGAACGAACGAGCGAATTTTGGATCTGATCGCCCGCGCGGGCGGGGCGACCAGCGGCACGATATATCGCGCCGGCGTCTGCGGCCTGTCGCAGCAGGCGATCGACAACCGCCTGGAACGCCTGACCCGACGCGGCGCGATCTACTGCGATCGAGCGTACGGGGTGAAAATATTCCGGTTGGCGCACGAAACGGCCACGGAATCCGAATCCAGACGTACAGCGCTGGCAGGGGGCGATCAACACGACTGA
- a CDS encoding UvrD-helicase domain-containing protein, protein MQIGTYQEGIGMTPAPVIRWRGGPGAGKSSALIDYVRAEAGTGATIGDIVALTFSRSQAADLARRLHAAVFPAANVPAVRGLCTTIHACALRQCLAAGLIENPRVQVIQPGDRRAAPIYQDFMGRHGLAFDPAIGFEGDDDDQTRSDLPIGNQVIALAAYLTATRRPPAAWREAAAALGLSVPGHAWPIEDLLCAWATYKRDRAFYEHEDYVRLALDHDLPPPAPILFIDEYQDVSPAQDALIRQWISHPDTRRVYVAGDADQSIYGFRGCDPALFLDLAAEDRGATGPESRPVSHRCPVEIMAIAETILSRPATVSPCDRPGQVHHVRPTTAAGLAAQVEETIRYARTLPGNRQPVFILSRYRRAAGNLAHALAAAGIPCTSIKPSRVRFWTATRIGRDRGHLEPTTISPWTLKRAIAHALAGSDIDQIPTTEAEAVILSTLTDQRRAAALTDLRIRAKRGPIRLGDVYALVGARGDQIFDALNLRPWIVAQIRACLARERQRGYEITPDMVKIDTIHASKGLESSIVLLHTGYLRGRLPALADPDRLAEERRVYFVGATRAADALLLLDYGDGPTCPILAGVVA, encoded by the coding sequence ATGCAGATCGGAACCTATCAGGAGGGGATCGGCATGACTCCCGCCCCGGTGATCAGGTGGAGGGGCGGCCCGGGTGCCGGCAAAAGTTCGGCTCTGATCGATTACGTCCGGGCCGAGGCAGGGACAGGGGCGACGATCGGCGATATTGTAGCGCTCACGTTCTCCCGCTCTCAGGCTGCCGATCTCGCCCGGCGCCTCCACGCGGCGGTATTCCCTGCCGCGAACGTTCCCGCTGTCCGGGGGCTGTGCACGACGATCCACGCCTGTGCCCTGCGTCAGTGCCTGGCCGCCGGCCTGATAGAGAACCCGCGGGTGCAGGTGATCCAGCCCGGCGACCGCCGCGCGGCGCCGATCTATCAGGATTTTATGGGCCGGCACGGTTTGGCCTTCGACCCGGCGATCGGTTTCGAGGGGGACGACGACGACCAGACCCGATCCGACCTGCCGATCGGCAACCAGGTGATCGCCCTCGCCGCGTACCTGACAGCGACCCGGCGCCCCCCGGCAGCCTGGCGGGAAGCAGCGGCCGCCCTGGGTCTGTCGGTCCCGGGGCATGCATGGCCGATCGAGGATCTCCTGTGCGCCTGGGCAACGTACAAACGCGATCGCGCGTTTTACGAACATGAGGATTACGTACGCCTGGCCCTCGATCACGATCTGCCGCCCCCGGCCCCGATCCTGTTTATCGACGAATACCAGGACGTTTCCCCAGCACAGGACGCCCTGATCCGACAGTGGATCAGCCACCCTGACACCCGCCGCGTATACGTGGCCGGGGACGCGGATCAGTCGATATACGGTTTCCGCGGGTGCGATCCGGCCCTGTTCCTCGACCTGGCCGCCGAGGATCGGGGGGCAACCGGCCCGGAATCCCGCCCGGTATCCCACCGGTGCCCGGTCGAGATCATGGCGATCGCTGAAACGATCCTCAGCCGCCCGGCGACCGTCTCCCCCTGCGATCGCCCCGGACAGGTACACCACGTCCGGCCGACGACCGCCGCGGGCCTCGCCGCACAGGTCGAGGAGACGATCCGGTACGCCCGGACCCTCCCGGGCAACCGGCAACCGGTGTTTATCCTCAGCCGCTACCGGCGGGCCGCCGGCAACCTCGCCCACGCCCTCGCCGCCGCGGGTATCCCGTGCACCTCGATCAAACCCTCCCGGGTGCGTTTCTGGACGGCAACCCGGATCGGCCGGGACCGGGGACACCTCGAACCGACGACGATCAGCCCGTGGACCCTGAAACGAGCGATCGCCCACGCCCTCGCCGGGTCCGACATCGACCAGATCCCGACGACCGAGGCCGAGGCCGTGATCCTCTCGACCCTCACCGACCAGCGGCGGGCCGCCGCCCTCACCGACCTACGGATCAGGGCAAAACGAGGGCCGATCCGTCTGGGCGACGTGTACGCGTTGGTGGGCGCCCGGGGCGATCAGATATTCGACGCCCTGAACCTGCGCCCCTGGATCGTCGCACAGATCCGCGCCTGTCTCGCCCGGGAACGACAGCGGGGATACGAGATCACGCCCGATATGGTGAAGATCGACACAATCCACGCTTCTAAAGGACTTGAATCCTCGATCGTGCTCCTGCACACCGGATATTTGCGGGGCCGCCTCCCCGCGCTCGCCGACCCTGATCGCCTGGCCGAGGAGCGCCGCGTGTATTTTGTGGGAGCGACCCGGGCCGCCGATGCCCTCCTCCTCCTCGATTACGGCGACGGCCCGACCTGTCCGATCCTGGCAGGGGTGGTAGCGTGA
- a CDS encoding DNA primase: MTERIALLDAACRFYERHLTDDHREFLLARYGFRPDFVEAARIGYAPADGTALLLHLMDRGYSGDEIIASGLVQRWTKDGNTGVTDHFRGRIVFPYLDGAGAPAYFIARATDETPAHGDAVPAKYVKGIVNPIGPREPIFGAWSVIDGEPLIVTEGIADALAALQDCRPCISPVTTSFKRERIDEAAAYCRRAGATYIINDNEASGAGLTGATRTAHALLTHGIDRVYIGTLPRPDGVDKIDLNDYLRDGGDLAPILAGAVPAAEHPAVQEERRQEILAGVAALRSGISRQRYEASGKKNHRTNGIDDLKRRMPSLSAYTGIAPGKRGPHPVYGSTHGDNFAVSRDGETWTSFHGGNEAGKSGNLFKLIALEQGFLTDEDRPLRGEAFKQTIEYCRGRWG; encoded by the coding sequence GTGACCGAACGGATCGCCCTCCTGGACGCGGCGTGCCGGTTCTACGAGCGGCACCTGACCGACGATCACCGGGAATTTCTCCTCGCCCGGTACGGGTTCCGGCCCGATTTTGTAGAGGCCGCCCGGATCGGCTACGCCCCGGCAGACGGTACGGCCCTCCTCCTGCACCTGATGGACCGGGGATATAGCGGCGATGAGATCATCGCGTCCGGCCTGGTGCAGCGGTGGACGAAGGACGGCAACACAGGTGTTACCGATCACTTCCGGGGCCGCATCGTCTTTCCATACCTGGACGGTGCCGGGGCGCCTGCGTACTTCATCGCCCGGGCAACCGATGAGACCCCGGCGCACGGCGACGCGGTCCCGGCGAAATACGTAAAAGGGATCGTCAACCCCATCGGGCCGCGGGAACCGATCTTCGGTGCCTGGTCGGTGATCGACGGCGAACCGCTGATCGTCACCGAGGGGATCGCCGATGCCCTGGCAGCCCTCCAGGACTGCCGGCCGTGCATCTCCCCGGTGACAACGAGCTTCAAACGCGAGAGGATCGACGAGGCCGCCGCGTACTGCCGCCGGGCCGGGGCGACGTACATAATCAACGATAACGAGGCGAGCGGGGCCGGGCTGACGGGTGCGACCCGAACCGCCCACGCTCTCCTCACGCACGGGATCGATCGGGTGTATATCGGCACCCTCCCGCGGCCCGATGGGGTTGATAAAATCGATTTAAACGACTATCTCAGGGACGGCGGCGACCTCGCCCCGATCCTCGCCGGGGCGGTCCCGGCCGCCGAGCACCCCGCCGTGCAGGAGGAACGCCGGCAGGAGATCCTTGCAGGGGTGGCCGCCCTCCGATCCGGCATCTCCCGGCAGCGGTACGAGGCGAGCGGGAAGAAAAACCACCGTACGAATGGCATCGACGACCTGAAACGCCGCATGCCCTCCCTCAGCGCCTACACCGGGATCGCTCCCGGGAAGCGGGGGCCGCACCCCGTGTACGGATCGACGCACGGCGATAACTTCGCTGTATCGAGAGACGGCGAGACCTGGACCTCGTTCCACGGCGGGAACGAGGCTGGAAAATCAGGGAACCTGTTCAAACTGATCGCCCTGGAGCAGGGTTTTCTCACCGACGAGGATCGGCCCCTCCGGGGGGAGGCGTTCAAACAGACGATCGAGTACTGCCGGGGGCGGTGGGGATGA
- a CDS encoding DUF488 domain-containing protein, whose translation MKIEVCRLDDPAFTVRDIDGTDAPPLFTIGYQGRTLDQFIEILKENRIESVIDIRFSTVSRFKPEFRDSNLTRELPRAGIRYVHHKELGVPYAWQNPYKAGAIPFECLEKFYRWNVKKNSDFKAFISSVKESSPAALMCFERYATPTRGQKIACHRSILAAMLLESGEFERVIHL comes from the coding sequence ATGAAAATCGAAGTTTGTAGGCTTGATGACCCGGCCTTTACGGTCCGGGACATTGACGGGACCGACGCCCCGCCCCTCTTCACCATCGGCTACCAGGGCCGGACCCTCGATCAGTTCATCGAGATCCTGAAGGAGAACCGGATCGAGAGCGTGATCGACATCCGCTTCTCCACCGTGAGCAGGTTCAAACCAGAATTTCGAGACAGCAACCTCACCCGGGAACTTCCCCGGGCGGGTATCCGGTACGTCCACCACAAAGAGTTAGGCGTACCATACGCGTGGCAGAACCCCTATAAAGCGGGAGCCATCCCGTTTGAGTGCCTGGAAAAGTTCTATCGGTGGAATGTGAAGAAGAACAGCGATTTTAAGGCGTTCATCTCCAGCGTGAAGGAGAGCAGCCCGGCCGCGCTCATGTGCTTCGAGCGGTACGCAACTCCCACGCGGGGCCAGAAGATCGCCTGCCATCGCTCAATTCTCGCGGCTATGTTGCTGGAGTCCGGGGAGTTTGAGCGGGTCATACACCTGTGA
- a CDS encoding TATA-box-binding protein, producing the protein MDDSRYESLKIENIVASGVIADSIDLGEVSKKIPNCELNTKRFPGAVYRIEKPKIASLIFSSGKVVLTGIRKKEDLYEGLNIIVQSLKEAGVDTFDEPRVGVTNIVCSYDIGRYINLNKVVITLNLENIEYEPEQFPGLVYRIKDPKIVALLFSSGKIILTGGKNLDDIKRGLDFLEQKLESIM; encoded by the coding sequence ATGGATGATTCAAGGTACGAGTCACTTAAGATCGAAAATATCGTCGCATCGGGTGTTATTGCCGACTCCATCGACCTTGGTGAGGTTTCCAAAAAGATCCCCAACTGTGAACTGAATACCAAGCGCTTCCCCGGCGCCGTCTACCGGATCGAAAAGCCCAAGATCGCCTCGCTCATCTTCTCTTCAGGAAAGGTCGTCCTTACCGGGATCAGGAAGAAGGAGGATCTCTACGAGGGCCTCAATATCATCGTCCAGTCCTTAAAGGAGGCCGGCGTCGATACTTTCGACGAACCGAGGGTCGGCGTCACCAATATCGTCTGCTCGTACGACATCGGCCGCTACATCAACCTGAACAAGGTGGTCATCACCCTGAATCTGGAGAACATCGAGTACGAGCCCGAGCAGTTCCCGGGCCTCGTCTACCGGATCAAAGACCCGAAGATCGTCGCCCTCCTCTTCTCGTCCGGGAAGATCATCCTCACCGGCGGGAAAAACCTCGATGACATCAAGCGCGGGCTTGACTTCCTCGAGCAGAAACTCGAAAGCATCATGTGA
- a CDS encoding DEAD/DEAH box helicase, with amino-acid sequence MTGPISDGSTRSGNSAARDLLDPRVRALIDERGFTDLSEAQQRAIPPLLAGKNIVLIAPTGTGKTESAMFPVFNALLSEGGTGFRALYITPLRALNRDILGRLEWWCARLGLTVGVRHGDTPQNVRRKQALSPPDLLITTPETVQALFMGKRLRKHLEGVRHVVVDEIHELAGSKRGAQLAVALERLREHAGEFQRIGLSATVGNPADIGRYLCGDRPFTLVEVPVAKGLDLAVRFCGSEFSKQTRCVEEMIDAEDSSLVFVNTRVTAEALGHALIERGDVEVHHGSLSKEVRVDAEDRFRAGELRALICTSSMELGIDIGHIGHVVQFGSPREVARLVQRVGRAGHHLFSISRGTVLATGFDDLLEALVIIRRARANEIEPVRPYTNAADVLANAVAAIAVEYGEIPFSRALTIVQRSGCFAGAEDLLRAVCEQMVQHRLIRLEGEGEALRIVTTGRARTYLSANLSMIHDERKVPVFDIVTRRTVGTLDESFVLGFVQTGAVFVTKGQLWRVLDFEEGRLTVEPAKEAKGELPSWEGEQIPVPYAVAQEVGALRRSRDLAAYTDNADAMGYAERYLHEMDANRTPVPTDRLITLENADDGVVCNICAGHRANETIARVLSILISARHGTTVGIESGAYRAMLRLPRQIRAADIRDLLLATDPSHIGGILRLALRRTALFKWKLVQVAKKFGAIDADADYERISLHRLLQTFDGTVVQDEAYSELFRDYMDVEAAGEVFRAVQAGEVAIHIGPLSVLGADGLSSSRDMIPPPTADQAVISTLKRRLAGDGVVLFCMHCKNWKSRTKVERVPDPPQCPLCSARLVAALKPWEEEQIGIAKKKGKTAEEHAFEDRMLKNANLVLSYGKTAVTALAARGVGPDTAARICAKAKEGDAFYREILKAERNYVLTRRFW; translated from the coding sequence GTGACGGGACCTATATCGGACGGCTCAACGAGATCAGGGAACAGCGCTGCGCGTGACCTCCTCGATCCCCGGGTGCGGGCGCTCATCGACGAGCGGGGGTTTACCGACCTTTCGGAGGCGCAGCAGCGCGCCATCCCGCCGCTCCTCGCCGGAAAAAACATCGTCCTCATCGCCCCGACCGGCACCGGCAAGACCGAGAGCGCCATGTTCCCGGTCTTCAACGCCCTCCTCTCCGAGGGGGGGACCGGGTTTCGGGCGCTCTACATCACGCCCCTGCGTGCCCTCAACCGCGACATCCTGGGGCGGCTGGAGTGGTGGTGCGCCAGACTCGGCCTCACCGTCGGCGTGCGCCACGGCGACACCCCGCAGAACGTCAGGCGCAAACAGGCGCTCTCCCCGCCCGACCTCCTGATCACGACCCCGGAGACGGTGCAGGCCCTCTTCATGGGCAAACGCCTGAGGAAGCACCTCGAAGGGGTGCGCCACGTGGTCGTCGACGAGATCCACGAACTCGCCGGGAGCAAACGCGGGGCGCAGCTCGCCGTCGCCCTCGAACGGCTCCGCGAGCACGCCGGGGAGTTCCAGCGGATCGGGCTCTCGGCGACGGTCGGCAACCCGGCGGATATCGGCCGGTACCTCTGCGGCGATAGGCCCTTCACCCTGGTCGAGGTGCCGGTGGCAAAGGGGCTCGACCTCGCGGTGCGGTTCTGCGGGAGCGAGTTTTCAAAGCAGACCCGCTGCGTCGAGGAGATGATCGACGCCGAAGACTCGTCCCTGGTATTCGTGAACACGCGGGTGACCGCCGAGGCCCTGGGCCACGCCCTGATCGAGCGGGGGGACGTCGAGGTCCACCACGGTTCGCTCTCGAAGGAGGTGCGGGTCGATGCCGAGGATCGGTTCAGGGCCGGCGAGTTGCGAGCCCTCATCTGCACCTCCTCGATGGAGCTCGGGATCGATATCGGGCATATCGGGCACGTGGTCCAGTTCGGCAGCCCCCGCGAGGTCGCACGTCTCGTGCAACGGGTCGGGAGGGCCGGTCACCACCTCTTCTCGATCTCGCGGGGGACCGTGCTCGCCACCGGGTTCGACGACCTCCTGGAGGCCCTGGTGATCATCAGAAGGGCGCGGGCAAACGAGATCGAGCCGGTGCGGCCCTATACGAACGCCGCCGACGTCCTCGCAAACGCCGTCGCCGCCATCGCCGTGGAGTACGGCGAGATCCCGTTCTCGCGGGCGCTCACTATTGTCCAGCGCTCCGGCTGCTTTGCAGGGGCCGAAGACCTCCTGCGGGCCGTCTGCGAGCAGATGGTCCAGCACCGCCTGATCAGGCTGGAGGGGGAGGGCGAGGCCCTGCGGATCGTCACCACCGGACGGGCCCGGACCTATCTCTCGGCAAACCTCTCGATGATCCACGACGAGCGGAAGGTGCCGGTCTTCGACATCGTCACCAGGCGGACGGTCGGCACCCTGGACGAGTCCTTTGTCCTGGGCTTCGTCCAGACCGGGGCGGTCTTCGTCACCAAGGGGCAACTCTGGCGGGTGCTCGACTTCGAGGAGGGGCGACTCACCGTCGAACCGGCAAAGGAGGCGAAGGGGGAACTGCCCTCATGGGAGGGCGAGCAGATCCCGGTGCCGTATGCGGTGGCGCAGGAGGTGGGGGCATTGCGGCGGAGCCGCGACCTCGCCGCCTATACCGACAACGCCGACGCCATGGGGTATGCCGAACGGTATCTGCATGAGATGGACGCGAACAGGACGCCGGTCCCGACCGACCGCCTGATCACCCTGGAGAACGCCGACGACGGCGTGGTCTGCAACATCTGCGCCGGTCACCGGGCGAACGAGACGATCGCACGCGTCCTGTCCATCCTGATCTCGGCGCGCCACGGCACCACGGTCGGGATCGAGAGCGGGGCATACCGGGCGATGCTCCGCCTGCCGCGGCAGATCAGGGCGGCGGATATCAGGGACCTCCTCCTCGCCACCGACCCGTCCCACATCGGCGGGATCCTCCGCCTCGCCCTTAGACGGACGGCGCTCTTCAAGTGGAAACTGGTGCAGGTGGCAAAGAAGTTCGGGGCGATCGATGCCGACGCCGACTACGAGCGTATCAGCCTCCACCGCCTCCTTCAGACCTTTGACGGGACAGTGGTGCAGGACGAGGCCTACAGCGAACTCTTCAGAGACTACATGGACGTGGAGGCGGCGGGCGAGGTCTTCAGGGCGGTGCAGGCCGGCGAGGTGGCGATCCATATCGGCCCCCTCTCAGTCCTCGGGGCCGACGGCCTCTCCTCCTCCCGCGACATGATCCCGCCGCCCACCGCCGACCAGGCGGTGATCTCGACCCTGAAGCGGCGCCTCGCGGGCGACGGCGTGGTCCTCTTCTGCATGCACTGCAAGAACTGGAAGAGCAGGACAAAGGTGGAGCGGGTGCCCGACCCGCCGCAGTGTCCCCTCTGCTCGGCGCGGCTCGTCGCCGCCCTCAAACCCTGGGAGGAGGAGCAGATCGGGATCGCAAAGAAGAAGGGGAAGACAGCCGAGGAGCACGCCTTCGAGGACCGCATGCTCAAGAACGCCAACCTCGTCCTCTCCTACGGAAAGACGGCGGTGACCGCCCTTGCGGCGCGAGGCGTCGGGCCTGATACGGCGGCGCGGATCTGCGCAAAAGCGAAAGAAGGAGATGCGTTCTACCGGGAGATCCTCAAAGCGGAGAGGAACTATGTCCTCACCCGCCGCTTCTGGTAG
- a CDS encoding metallophosphoesterase — MRPTFLPDCPALLMENTIRVLVVADLHFGIESGLARAGVHVRSRSREREGRVLAAIRETAPDLVVLLGDVKHSVPLTSRQEYDELPGILDRIRALAPLKVAPGNHDGGIGRFLRDDELLPANGTVIDGVGYLHGHTWPAEDLAGRLLVIGHLHPAVSLCDEVGCSLRAEPAYLYSPALGSEETRLLAVPAACEFSGGVDVLELGRSGLGPLSRCIDEENAEVWLRDGTYIGRLNEIREQRCA, encoded by the coding sequence ATGCGCCCGACCTTTCTTCCCGACTGCCCGGCCCTCCTGATGGAGAACACCATCCGGGTGCTGGTCGTCGCCGACCTCCACTTCGGGATCGAGTCAGGGCTGGCGCGGGCCGGGGTGCACGTGCGGAGCCGGAGCCGGGAGCGGGAGGGGCGGGTGCTCGCCGCAATCAGGGAGACGGCGCCTGACCTCGTCGTCCTCCTCGGCGACGTGAAGCACTCGGTGCCCCTGACCAGCCGGCAGGAATACGACGAACTCCCCGGCATCCTGGACCGGATCCGCGCCCTCGCCCCCCTCAAGGTAGCGCCCGGCAACCACGACGGCGGGATCGGGCGGTTTCTCCGGGACGACGAACTCCTCCCGGCAAACGGCACGGTGATCGACGGCGTCGGCTACCTGCACGGCCATACCTGGCCTGCCGAAGACCTTGCAGGGCGCCTCCTGGTCATCGGCCACCTCCACCCGGCCGTCTCCCTCTGCGACGAGGTGGGCTGCTCCCTCAGGGCAGAGCCCGCCTACCTCTACTCGCCGGCATTGGGCAGTGAAGAGACGCGGCTCCTCGCCGTCCCGGCGGCGTGCGAGTTTTCCGGCGGGGTGGACGTGCTGGAGCTGGGAAGGAGCGGGCTCGGGCCGCTCTCCCGGTGCATCGACGAAGAGAATGCCGAGGTGTGGCTTCGTGACGGGACCTATATCGGACGGCTCAACGAGATCAGGGAACAGCGCTGCGCGTGA
- a CDS encoding UbiA family prenyltransferase: MTSTIATKLRASAELIRMDLALGAGFFFVAGEIFAFGGLPPFHLVILGFLTLFFISGSANISNDYFDREVDRVNLPSRPLPSGRISVTELWILFSLFTASGMIGAAFLGPLVLVLVVLFWCIALAYNIKLKDAGFAGNLVVAACIGMTIVLGAIAAGTVNGVVLTFAALAFFFDLGLEIAADTMDVKGDEQRSSRSLAHRWGRARALRISALWLTVFFLVTPVPFLAGWLGYDYLLLIGTADLWMIACTVRLVASPTIEEGRRQIRRLYLTWGLFVIVFTLTRLL, encoded by the coding sequence ATGACGTCGACCATCGCCACGAAACTCCGTGCATCCGCCGAACTCATCAGGATGGATCTTGCACTTGGAGCCGGATTCTTCTTCGTTGCCGGCGAAATTTTTGCATTCGGGGGTTTACCCCCATTCCATCTCGTTATTCTGGGATTTTTGACTTTGTTTTTTATTTCAGGCTCGGCAAACATCTCCAACGATTATTTCGACCGGGAGGTCGACCGGGTCAACCTGCCGTCGCGGCCCCTCCCCTCGGGGCGGATTTCCGTCACCGAACTCTGGATCCTGTTTTCTCTCTTCACTGCGTCCGGGATGATCGGCGCTGCATTTCTCGGGCCGCTCGTGCTGGTACTGGTCGTTCTCTTCTGGTGTATCGCCCTGGCCTACAACATCAAACTCAAGGACGCGGGGTTTGCCGGCAACCTCGTCGTGGCGGCCTGTATCGGGATGACCATCGTCCTCGGGGCAATAGCGGCCGGGACGGTGAACGGGGTGGTCCTGACCTTTGCGGCGCTGGCATTTTTCTTCGATCTCGGCCTGGAGATCGCTGCGGATACCATGGATGTAAAAGGCGACGAGCAGCGGTCCTCACGGAGCCTCGCACACCGATGGGGCCGGGCCCGGGCGCTCCGCATCTCTGCCCTCTGGCTGACGGTCTTTTTTCTGGTGACGCCCGTGCCGTTTCTGGCCGGCTGGCTCGGCTACGATTACCTGCTCCTGATCGGCACGGCCGATCTCTGGATGATCGCCTGCACCGTGCGCCTGGTTGCGAGCCCGACGATAGAAGAGGGACGGCGCCAGATCCGGCGGCTGTACCTGACCTGGGGGCTGTTCGTGATCGTGTTCACCCTCACGCGGCTCCTGTGA
- a CDS encoding putative ATP-dependent zinc protease, translating into MEPADLLRNLAFLKAEKDLAERFGLPSEALLPLVFSLRFGGDWSYALEDLRAVSVMKKTSVYDEETKLGSSLEEIYLLMNPAITESEGTVRRLEKCGDQPTRLLVERPYRVRARADRILKMTIDPRAGEIRVEDLDRKEICFEGSPAYGIAHEIEHLEKKEVAGKDLSELRFV; encoded by the coding sequence ATGGAACCTGCCGACCTCCTCAGGAACCTTGCCTTCCTCAAGGCCGAGAAGGACCTTGCCGAACGGTTCGGCCTCCCCTCCGAGGCCCTCCTCCCCCTCGTCTTCTCACTCAGGTTCGGGGGCGACTGGAGTTACGCCCTCGAGGATCTCAGGGCCGTCTCGGTGATGAAGAAGACGTCGGTGTACGACGAGGAGACGAAACTGGGCTCCTCACTGGAGGAGATCTATCTATTGATGAACCCGGCAATCACAGAGAGCGAGGGGACCGTCCGCAGGCTCGAAAAATGCGGGGATCAGCCCACCCGTCTCCTCGTGGAACGGCCGTATAGGGTCAGGGCACGGGCGGACCGGATCCTGAAGATGACGATCGACCCCCGTGCCGGAGAGATCAGGGTCGAGGATCTCGACAGAAAAGAGATCTGCTTCGAGGGCTCCCCGGCATACGGCATCGCCCACGAGATCGAGCACCTGGAGAAGAAGGAGGTCGCGGGAAAGGACCTGAGCGAACTCAGGTTCGTCTGA
- a CDS encoding flavodoxin family protein → MSQKVLILSASPRKNGNSDMLCDRFMAGAQDAGNQVEKIRLQEKNIAFCQGCLACQGNGGACVQNDDMAEILEKMIRADVLVMATPIYFYNMDAQLKVLIDRTCPRYTEIANKKAFFIATSWDERREAMDVAIAGFRGFLACLNNVEEAGIICATGVEHGGDIEGKPEMTIAYEMGKTVI, encoded by the coding sequence ATGAGTCAGAAAGTCTTAATTTTATCGGCCAGCCCCAGAAAAAACGGGAACTCCGATATGTTATGCGACCGGTTTATGGCCGGCGCACAGGACGCCGGAAATCAGGTGGAGAAAATACGTCTGCAGGAGAAGAATATCGCCTTCTGTCAGGGGTGCCTTGCCTGTCAGGGGAACGGCGGAGCCTGCGTACAGAACGATGATATGGCCGAGATCCTGGAGAAAATGATCCGGGCCGACGTTCTGGTGATGGCAACCCCGATCTATTTCTACAACATGGATGCCCAGTTGAAGGTTTTGATCGACAGAACCTGTCCCAGATATACAGAGATAGCCAATAAGAAGGCGTTTTTCATAGCGACCAGCTGGGATGAGAGAAGAGAGGCGATGGATGTAGCGATCGCTGGTTTTAGAGGATTTCTTGCATGCCTGAACAATGTGGAGGAAGCAGGGATCATCTGCGCAACAGGCGTGGAGCACGGGGGCGATATCGAAGGAAAGCCGGAAATGACCATTGCGTATGAAATGGGAAAGACCGTGATATAA
- a CDS encoding cupin domain-containing protein yields the protein MDASDSLSEGVIFPKGERAANEYFAGTAWVQALVAGESTFQCPVYNVSFEPGARNNWHRHPGGQILLVTGSRGYYQEEGKKAQVIREGDVVKIPPGVKHWHGAAPDSRLAHLRSRRMYKEGKSNGWSP from the coding sequence ATGGATGCATCAGACAGTTTAAGTGAAGGCGTGATCTTTCCGAAAGGGGAAAGAGCCGCAAACGAGTATTTCGCCGGAACGGCATGGGTTCAGGCACTGGTTGCCGGTGAAAGCACGTTCCAGTGCCCCGTATATAATGTATCGTTTGAACCGGGCGCACGAAACAACTGGCATAGGCATCCCGGAGGCCAGATCTTGCTTGTCACCGGCAGCAGAGGGTATTACCAGGAAGAAGGAAAGAAGGCACAGGTGATCAGGGAAGGAGATGTAGTCAAGATCCCGCCGGGTGTGAAACACTGGCATGGTGCTGCACCTGACAGCCGGCTTGCCCATCTCCGATCACGACGAATGTACAAAGAGGGGAAGTCGAATGGCTGGAGCCCGTGA